One window of the Solanum stenotomum isolate F172 chromosome 11, ASM1918654v1, whole genome shotgun sequence genome contains the following:
- the LOC125845359 gene encoding ribonuclease H2 subunit A: MGTLGQLPIWASKPCIMGIDEAGRGPVLGPMVYGCLYCARSYQKTLSTLQFADSKTLKEEKREELFEELKTNKSIGWAVDVIDPRDLSAKMLKKTKINLNEISHNSAIGLVRKTLELGVLLTEVYVDTVGDPEKYRVKLSEIFPAIKFVVAKKADSLYPVVSGASIVAKVTRDRALRDWVLDETAENMQRNFGSGYPGDPETKAWLDNHKHAVFGFPTLVRFSWGTCNAYSKDNVEVVWESDANDEDESNGRASKRQVKLTNIGFTGVKRKSEDIESNGKGRCKFFQARKLELLSQF; encoded by the exons ATGGGTACTTTGGGGCAGCTTCCAATTTGGGCATCGAAGCCTTGTATCATGGGTATTGACGAAGCTGGTCGCGGTCCTGTTTTAG GGCCAATGGTCTATGGATGCCTGTATTGTGCACGCTCATACCAGAAGACTCTTTCCACTTTACAGTTTGCAG ACTCGAAGACTTTGAAAGAAGAGAAGAGGGAAGAACTATTTGAGGAATTAAAGACAAATAAATCCATCGGATGGGCTGTTGATGTGATAGATCCTAGAGATCTCTCAGCCAAAATGTTAAAGAA AACCAAAATAAATCTCAATGAAATATCACATAATTCTGCCATTGGCCTCGTGAGGAAGACACTGGAGCTTGGTGTTCTTTTAACCGAG GTTTATGTGGATACTGTTGGTGATCCTGAAAAGTACAGAGTGAAGCTATCTGAAATATTTCCAGCAATCAAATTTGTTGTTGCAAAAAAAGCTGACAGTCTTTACCCCGTCGTAAGTGGAGCCAGTATTGTTGCAAAG GTTACTAGGGACCGAGCCTTGCGGGATTGGGTGCTTGATGAAACTGCTGAGAACATGCAAAGGAACTTTGGATCTGGATATCCTGGAG ATCCTGAGACAAAAGCTTGGCTGGATAATCACAAACATGCAGTTTTTGGGTTCCCAACCTTGGTCCGTTTTAGCTGGGGAACATGTAATGCATACTCCAAGGATAACGTCGAAGTAGTATG GGAATCTGATGCGAATGACGAAGATGAATCCAACGGAAGAGCTAGTAAGCGGCAAGTGAAGCTAACTAATATTGGTTTCACAGGTGTAAAGAGGAAAAGTGAAGATATTGAGTCAAATGGGAAAGGCCGTTGCAAATTCTTCCAAGCTCGTAAACTTGAGCTCCTCTCACAGTTCTGA
- the LOC125845381 gene encoding uncharacterized protein LOC125845381 — translation MIGEVEKMITVGLVWGATNALMRKGAIKWDETIKSLPQPNTPQHPVLTTLQNWLKLLLIWQYSLPFLLNLSASATFFAILSDTPISLAVPVTNATTFAATAVFGLILGEETRVGLALFGTSLIVLGVYICIM, via the coding sequence ATGATCGGAGAAGTGGAGAAGATGATAACAGTAGGCCTTGTTTGGGGAGCAACAAATGCCCTAATGCGAAAAGGGGCAATCAAATGGGACGAAACCATCAAATCTTTACCTCAACCAAACACACCCCAACATCCAGTACTCACCACTCTACAAAATTGGCTCAAACTTCTGTTGATTTGGCAATATTCATTGCCATTTCTTCTAAATCTGTCTGCATCAGCTACTTTCTTTGCAATTCTAAGTGATACACCAATTTCTTTAGCTGTTCCTGTTACGAATGCCACCACTTTTGCTGCTACTGCTGTTTTTGGATTGATTCTTGGTGAAGAAACTCGTGTTGGTCTTGCTCTTTTTGGTACTTCTCTTATTGTTCTTGGTGTTTACATTTGTATCATGTAA
- the LOC125845377 gene encoding uncharacterized protein LOC125845377, whose protein sequence is MNQRSAVRGRPSGTDGSDFSYRMVVDSRYTKVAKAKSRLAKLIIVQVVTQLMIAANVFVSLSKNESPDRVSVVSLGIGFVSVVAGELGRKKSRSNFLKFYVFGSSMAILLSVAYLAMSNLQLEAFQNFTSLETLKIAVVLLGFVVQLFVIGTTISLIKNMAPPKRAS, encoded by the exons ATGAACCAGAGGTCAGCCGTAAGAGGGAGGCCGTCGGGAACTGATGGCTCTGATTTCTCCTACCGCATGGTCGTTGATTCAA gATACACGAAAGTTGCAAAAGCAAAGTCTCGTTTGGCCAAATTGATCATCGTTCAG GTTGTCACTCAATTGATGATAGCAGCTAATGTATTTGTTTCATTATCAAAGAACGAGTCTCCCGACAGAGTTTCGGTTGTTTCCCTTGGGATTGGTTTCGTGTCTGTTGTGGCAGGAGAACTAG GTCGAAAGAAAAGCCGATCCAATTTTCTGAAGTTTTATGTCTTTGGGTCGTCGATGGCAATCCTGCTGTCAGTGGCATATCTTGCTATGAGCAATCTCCAATTGGAG GCTTTCCAAAATTTTACGAGTTTGGAAACTCTGAAGATTGCAGTTGTCCTACTAG GATTTGTGGTGCAATTATTTGTAATTGGTACAACCATTTCTCTCATTAAAAATATGGCACCTCCTAAGAGGGCTTCTTGA